From Oncorhynchus mykiss isolate Arlee chromosome 6, USDA_OmykA_1.1, whole genome shotgun sequence, the proteins below share one genomic window:
- the LOC110525523 gene encoding cytospin-A isoform X1 → MGIREPSMKKTGRPVGTKAQSGERGKTEGTATGTTGKAAAKTTTTAPLSKVKSNDDLLAAMAGGTPATNRTVTKNKRTASTGNSNGNPDSKPKTSTGSSAKRVTSSTSKEPNSSRDRLRTSRTSPSKKQSSGAGQGDVAQGKCSRSQQLAESEGRMNKSKSDRQISDKVALEAKVEDLLGLAKSKDVEILHLRSELRDMRAQLGLGREEVPPEEGEGGRGEEKSLEREVSAITAADVESTLLLLQDQNHAIREELNLLKSENRMLKDRLNALGFSLEQRLDGSDKLFNYASLSPDLAASSRHSDGRCTGTLTSSVEGSAPGSLEDLLTDQQHGGSLDNLDSESSEVYQGVTSSDDALDAPSGASSSSESESLPSRERSCRGSSGNASEVSLACLTERIHQMEENQHSTAEELQATLQELADLQQITQELNGENERLGEEKVILMDSLCQQSDKLEHYGRQIEYFRSLLDDHHVSYVLEEDIKSGRYMELEQRYVDLADNARFDREQLLGVQQHLSNTLKMAEQDNAEAQELIGALKERNHHMERIMESERQDRGAMVAALEEYKAAVSSDQVELSRCRAQLDQERQKVAELYSIHNSGDKSDICQLLEGVRLDKEEAEGRAAKLQEDLGHACSDVTRLQDTLNKLDGEYQDFQEQVQKQMAEQKRGLEKQRGELLEKETEIGDMKETIFELEDEVEQHRAVKLHDNLVITDLENSVKKLQDQKHDMEREIKILHRRLREESAEWRQFQADLQTAVVIANDIKSEAQEEIGDMRHRLREAQEKNEKLGKELEEVKNRKQDEERGRVYNYMNAVERDLAALRQGMGLSRRSSTSSEPSPTVKTLIKSFDNASSQGTPTCECLVPPTSAPAVTLPRTPLSPSPMKTPPAAAITPMQRQSITGSISAAKPLSSLNDKRPSYTDISMPAEHHLRGSSASRPASALQRVSNMDSSKAMAISVSRRSSEEMKRDISAPEGGTSSSLMAMGSASSLSSSSPTASVTPTARSRLREERKDPLSALAREYGGSKRNALLKWCQKKTEGYQNIDITNFSSSWNDGLAFCAVLHTYLPAHIPYQELTSQDKRQNFTLAFQAAESVGIKSTLDLNEMASTERPDWQSVMTYVTAIYKYFET, encoded by the exons AAGCAATGATGATCTGCTAGCAGCAATGGCAGGGGGAACTCCAGCTACGAACCGCACTGTGACCAAGAATAAGAGGACTGCCTCCACGGGGAACAGCAATGGTAACCCAGACAGTAAACCAAAGACTAGCACAG GTTCCTCAGCCAAACGTGTGACGTCCTCGACCTCCAAGGAGCCCAACTCATCAAGGGATCGTCTGCGGACATCCAGAACATCGCCTAGTAAGAAGCAGTCATCAGGGGCAGGGCAGGGAGATGTGGCCCAGGGAAAGTGCTCTCGCAGCCAGCAGCTAGCAGAGTCAGAGGGCCGCATGAACAAGTCTaaatcagacagacagatcagTGACAAGGTGGCCCTGGAGGCCAAGGTGGAGGACCTGCTGGGTTTGGCCAAGAGCAAAGACGTGGAGATCCTGCACCTACGCAGTGAGCTGAGAGATATGAGGGCTCAGCTGGGCCTGGGACGGGAAGAGGTGCCCCCAGAGGAGGGAGAAGGCGGAAGGGGGGAGGAGAAGTCCCTGGAGAGGGAGGTGTCGGCCATCACAGCAGCGGACGTGGAGTCCACGCTGCTCCTCCTGCAGGATCAGAACCATGCCATCCGTGAGGAGCTGAACCTGTTGAAGAGTGAGAACCGCATGCTGAAGGACCGGCTCAATGCGCTTGGCTTCTCCCTGGAGCAGAGGCTGGATGGCTCTGACAAGCTCTTTAACTACGCCTCCCTGAGCCCAGACCTGGCTGCCAGCAGCAGACACAGCGATGGCAGGTGCACTGGTACCCTTACGTCCTCTGTGGAGGGCTCTGCTCCGGGCTCCCTGGAGGACCTGCTGACGGACCAACAGCACGGTGGTTCATTGGACAACTTGGACAGTGAGTCCAGCGAGGTCTACCAGGGTGTCACATCCAGCGACGACGCCCTGGACGCCCCCTCcggagcctcctcctcctccgagtCTGAGAGCCTGCCCAGCCGAGAACGCTCGTGCCGGGGCAGCAGCGGCAACGCCAGCGAGGTGTCTTTGGCCTGCCTGACAGAGCGAATCCACCAAATGGAGGAGAACCAGCACAGCACGGCCGAGGAGCTGCAGGCTACACTACAGGAGCTGGCTGACCTGCAGCAGATCACCCAGGAGCTGAATGGAGAGAACGAAAGGCTAGGGGAAGAGAAGGTAATCCTCATGGACTCTCTGTGTCAGCAGAGCGACAAGCTGGAGCACTACGGCCGGCAGATTGAGTACTTCCGCTCTCTGCTGGACGATCACCACGTGTCCTACGTCCTGGAGGAGGACATCAAGAGCGGCCGCTACATGGAGCTGGAGCAGCGCTACGTGGACCTGGCCGACAACGCCCGCTTCGACAGGGAGCAGCTACTGGGGGTGCAGCAGCACCTCAGCAACACACTAAAGATGGCTGAGCAGGACAACGCCGAGGCCCAGGAGTTGATCGGCGCTCTGAAGGAGAGAAACCACCACATGGAGCGCATCATGGAGTCAGAGAGGCAGGACCGGGGGGCCATGGTGGCAGCGCTGGAGGAGTACAAGGCGGCGGTGAGCAGTGACCAGGTAGAGCTGAGCCGCTGCAGGGCCCAGCTGGACCAGGAGAGGCAGAAGGTGGCTGAGCTCTACTCCATCCACAACTCTGGAGACAAGAGTGACATCTGCCAGCTGCTGGAGGGTGTTCGGCTGGACAAGGAGGAGGCAGAGGGCAGGGCTGCCAAACTGCAGGAGGACCTGGGCCACGCCTGCAGTGATGTCACCAGGCTGCAGGACACCCTCAATAAG CTGGATGGGGAGTACCAGGACTTCCAGGAACAGGTACAGAAGCAGATGGCTGAGCAGAAGCGTGGGCTGGAGAAACAGCGCGGTGAGCTGCTGGAGAAGGAGACTGAGATCGGGGACATGAAGGAGACCATATTTGAGCTGGAGGATGAGGTGGAGCAGCACCGAGCAGTCAAACTCCACGACAACCTCGTCATCACAGACCTGGAGA ACTCTGTGAAAAAACTGCAGGACCAGAAGCATGACATGGAGCGGGAGATTAAGATCCTCCACCGGAGGCTGAGG GAAGAGTCGGCAGAGTGGCGTCAGTTCCAGGCTGATCTGCAGACGGCCGTGGTTATCGCTAATGACATCAAGTCGGAAGCACAGGAGGAGATTGGGGATATGCGTCACCGTCTCCGCGAGGCCCAGGAGAAGAACGAGAAGCTGGGCAAGGAGCTGGAGGAAGTCAAGAACCGCAA gcaggatgaggagaggggCAGGGTGTATAACTACATGAATGCAGTGGAGAGGGATCTGGCTGCACTTAGGCAGGGTATGGGCCTGAGCCGTCGCTCCTCTACCTCCTCAGAGCCCTCTCCCACCGTCAAAACCCTCATCAAGAGCTTCGACAATGCCTCCTCACAAGGTACCCCAACCTGCGAGT GCCTAGTCCCCCCGACCTCTGCCCCTGCTGTCACATTACCACGCACTCCCCTGAGCCCCAGCCCCATGAAGACCCCTCCTGCTGCCGCCATCACACCCATGCAG AGACAGTCCATAACTGGGTCCATCTCAGCAGCcaaacccctctcctctctgaatGACAAAAGGCCCAGCTACACAGACATCAGCATGCCAG CAGAGCATCATCTTAGGGGCTCCTCTGCCAGCCGCCCTGCCTCTGCTCTGCAGAGGGTCTCAAACATGGACTCATCTAAGGCCATGGCCATATCAG TGTCCCGCAGGAGCAGTGAGGAGATGAAGAGGGACATCTCTGCCCCTGAGGGTGGCACCTCGTCCTCTCTGATGGCCATGGGCTCTgcttcctccctgtcctcctcctctcccaccgcCTCCGTCACCCCCACTGCACGCAGCCGCCTCCG AGAGGAGCGGAAGGACCCCCTCTCAGCCCTGGCCCGGGAGTATGGGGGTTCCAAGAGGAACGCACTGCTCAAGTGGTGCCAGAAGAAGACTGAGGGGTACCAG AACATCGACATAACAAACTTCAGCAGCAGCTGGAACGACGGCCTTGCGTTCTGTGCTGTGCTACACACCTACCTGCCTGCTCACATCCCCTACCAGGAGCTCACGAGCCAGGACAAG AGGCAAAATTTCACACTAGCCTTCCAGGCTGCAGAGAGTGTGGGGATCAAGTCCACTCTG GACCTGAATGAGATGGCCAGTACTGAGAGACCAGACTGGCAGAGTGTGATGACCTACGTCACGGCCATCTACAAGTACTTTGAGACCTGA
- the LOC110525523 gene encoding cytospin-A isoform X3, giving the protein MKKTGRPVGTKAQSGERGKTEGTATGTTGKAAAKTTTTAPLSKVKSNDDLLAAMAGGTPATNRTVTKNKRTASTGNSNGNPDSKPKTSTGSSAKRVTSSTSKEPNSSRDRLRTSRTSPSKKQSSGAGQGDVAQGKCSRSQQLAESEGRMNKSKSDRQISDKVALEAKVEDLLGLAKSKDVEILHLRSELRDMRAQLGLGREEVPPEEGEGGRGEEKSLEREVSAITAADVESTLLLLQDQNHAIREELNLLKSENRMLKDRLNALGFSLEQRLDGSDKLFNYASLSPDLAASSRHSDGRCTGTLTSSVEGSAPGSLEDLLTDQQHGGSLDNLDSESSEVYQGVTSSDDALDAPSGASSSSESESLPSRERSCRGSSGNASEVSLACLTERIHQMEENQHSTAEELQATLQELADLQQITQELNGENERLGEEKVILMDSLCQQSDKLEHYGRQIEYFRSLLDDHHVSYVLEEDIKSGRYMELEQRYVDLADNARFDREQLLGVQQHLSNTLKMAEQDNAEAQELIGALKERNHHMERIMESERQDRGAMVAALEEYKAAVSSDQVELSRCRAQLDQERQKVAELYSIHNSGDKSDICQLLEGVRLDKEEAEGRAAKLQEDLGHACSDVTRLQDTLNKLDGEYQDFQEQVQKQMAEQKRGLEKQRGELLEKETEIGDMKETIFELEDEVEQHRAVKLHDNLVITDLENSVKKLQDQKHDMEREIKILHRRLREESAEWRQFQADLQTAVVIANDIKSEAQEEIGDMRHRLREAQEKNEKLGKELEEVKNRKQDEERGRVYNYMNAVERDLAALRQGMGLSRRSSTSSEPSPTVKTLIKSFDNASSQGTPTCECLVPPTSAPAVTLPRTPLSPSPMKTPPAAAITPMQRQSITGSISAAKPLSSLNDKRPSYTDISMPAEHHLRGSSASRPASALQRVSNMDSSKAMAISVSRRSSEEMKRDISAPEGGTSSSLMAMGSASSLSSSSPTASVTPTARSRLREERKDPLSALAREYGGSKRNALLKWCQKKTEGYQNIDITNFSSSWNDGLAFCAVLHTYLPAHIPYQELTSQDKRQNFTLAFQAAESVGIKSTLDLNEMASTERPDWQSVMTYVTAIYKYFET; this is encoded by the exons AAGCAATGATGATCTGCTAGCAGCAATGGCAGGGGGAACTCCAGCTACGAACCGCACTGTGACCAAGAATAAGAGGACTGCCTCCACGGGGAACAGCAATGGTAACCCAGACAGTAAACCAAAGACTAGCACAG GTTCCTCAGCCAAACGTGTGACGTCCTCGACCTCCAAGGAGCCCAACTCATCAAGGGATCGTCTGCGGACATCCAGAACATCGCCTAGTAAGAAGCAGTCATCAGGGGCAGGGCAGGGAGATGTGGCCCAGGGAAAGTGCTCTCGCAGCCAGCAGCTAGCAGAGTCAGAGGGCCGCATGAACAAGTCTaaatcagacagacagatcagTGACAAGGTGGCCCTGGAGGCCAAGGTGGAGGACCTGCTGGGTTTGGCCAAGAGCAAAGACGTGGAGATCCTGCACCTACGCAGTGAGCTGAGAGATATGAGGGCTCAGCTGGGCCTGGGACGGGAAGAGGTGCCCCCAGAGGAGGGAGAAGGCGGAAGGGGGGAGGAGAAGTCCCTGGAGAGGGAGGTGTCGGCCATCACAGCAGCGGACGTGGAGTCCACGCTGCTCCTCCTGCAGGATCAGAACCATGCCATCCGTGAGGAGCTGAACCTGTTGAAGAGTGAGAACCGCATGCTGAAGGACCGGCTCAATGCGCTTGGCTTCTCCCTGGAGCAGAGGCTGGATGGCTCTGACAAGCTCTTTAACTACGCCTCCCTGAGCCCAGACCTGGCTGCCAGCAGCAGACACAGCGATGGCAGGTGCACTGGTACCCTTACGTCCTCTGTGGAGGGCTCTGCTCCGGGCTCCCTGGAGGACCTGCTGACGGACCAACAGCACGGTGGTTCATTGGACAACTTGGACAGTGAGTCCAGCGAGGTCTACCAGGGTGTCACATCCAGCGACGACGCCCTGGACGCCCCCTCcggagcctcctcctcctccgagtCTGAGAGCCTGCCCAGCCGAGAACGCTCGTGCCGGGGCAGCAGCGGCAACGCCAGCGAGGTGTCTTTGGCCTGCCTGACAGAGCGAATCCACCAAATGGAGGAGAACCAGCACAGCACGGCCGAGGAGCTGCAGGCTACACTACAGGAGCTGGCTGACCTGCAGCAGATCACCCAGGAGCTGAATGGAGAGAACGAAAGGCTAGGGGAAGAGAAGGTAATCCTCATGGACTCTCTGTGTCAGCAGAGCGACAAGCTGGAGCACTACGGCCGGCAGATTGAGTACTTCCGCTCTCTGCTGGACGATCACCACGTGTCCTACGTCCTGGAGGAGGACATCAAGAGCGGCCGCTACATGGAGCTGGAGCAGCGCTACGTGGACCTGGCCGACAACGCCCGCTTCGACAGGGAGCAGCTACTGGGGGTGCAGCAGCACCTCAGCAACACACTAAAGATGGCTGAGCAGGACAACGCCGAGGCCCAGGAGTTGATCGGCGCTCTGAAGGAGAGAAACCACCACATGGAGCGCATCATGGAGTCAGAGAGGCAGGACCGGGGGGCCATGGTGGCAGCGCTGGAGGAGTACAAGGCGGCGGTGAGCAGTGACCAGGTAGAGCTGAGCCGCTGCAGGGCCCAGCTGGACCAGGAGAGGCAGAAGGTGGCTGAGCTCTACTCCATCCACAACTCTGGAGACAAGAGTGACATCTGCCAGCTGCTGGAGGGTGTTCGGCTGGACAAGGAGGAGGCAGAGGGCAGGGCTGCCAAACTGCAGGAGGACCTGGGCCACGCCTGCAGTGATGTCACCAGGCTGCAGGACACCCTCAATAAG CTGGATGGGGAGTACCAGGACTTCCAGGAACAGGTACAGAAGCAGATGGCTGAGCAGAAGCGTGGGCTGGAGAAACAGCGCGGTGAGCTGCTGGAGAAGGAGACTGAGATCGGGGACATGAAGGAGACCATATTTGAGCTGGAGGATGAGGTGGAGCAGCACCGAGCAGTCAAACTCCACGACAACCTCGTCATCACAGACCTGGAGA ACTCTGTGAAAAAACTGCAGGACCAGAAGCATGACATGGAGCGGGAGATTAAGATCCTCCACCGGAGGCTGAGG GAAGAGTCGGCAGAGTGGCGTCAGTTCCAGGCTGATCTGCAGACGGCCGTGGTTATCGCTAATGACATCAAGTCGGAAGCACAGGAGGAGATTGGGGATATGCGTCACCGTCTCCGCGAGGCCCAGGAGAAGAACGAGAAGCTGGGCAAGGAGCTGGAGGAAGTCAAGAACCGCAA gcaggatgaggagaggggCAGGGTGTATAACTACATGAATGCAGTGGAGAGGGATCTGGCTGCACTTAGGCAGGGTATGGGCCTGAGCCGTCGCTCCTCTACCTCCTCAGAGCCCTCTCCCACCGTCAAAACCCTCATCAAGAGCTTCGACAATGCCTCCTCACAAGGTACCCCAACCTGCGAGT GCCTAGTCCCCCCGACCTCTGCCCCTGCTGTCACATTACCACGCACTCCCCTGAGCCCCAGCCCCATGAAGACCCCTCCTGCTGCCGCCATCACACCCATGCAG AGACAGTCCATAACTGGGTCCATCTCAGCAGCcaaacccctctcctctctgaatGACAAAAGGCCCAGCTACACAGACATCAGCATGCCAG CAGAGCATCATCTTAGGGGCTCCTCTGCCAGCCGCCCTGCCTCTGCTCTGCAGAGGGTCTCAAACATGGACTCATCTAAGGCCATGGCCATATCAG TGTCCCGCAGGAGCAGTGAGGAGATGAAGAGGGACATCTCTGCCCCTGAGGGTGGCACCTCGTCCTCTCTGATGGCCATGGGCTCTgcttcctccctgtcctcctcctctcccaccgcCTCCGTCACCCCCACTGCACGCAGCCGCCTCCG AGAGGAGCGGAAGGACCCCCTCTCAGCCCTGGCCCGGGAGTATGGGGGTTCCAAGAGGAACGCACTGCTCAAGTGGTGCCAGAAGAAGACTGAGGGGTACCAG AACATCGACATAACAAACTTCAGCAGCAGCTGGAACGACGGCCTTGCGTTCTGTGCTGTGCTACACACCTACCTGCCTGCTCACATCCCCTACCAGGAGCTCACGAGCCAGGACAAG AGGCAAAATTTCACACTAGCCTTCCAGGCTGCAGAGAGTGTGGGGATCAAGTCCACTCTG GACCTGAATGAGATGGCCAGTACTGAGAGACCAGACTGGCAGAGTGTGATGACCTACGTCACGGCCATCTACAAGTACTTTGAGACCTGA
- the LOC110525523 gene encoding cytospin-A isoform X2: MGIREPSMKKTGRPVGTKAQSGERGKTEGTATGTTGKAAAKTTTTAPLSKVKSNDDLLAAMAGGTPATNRTVTKNKRTASTGNSNGNPDSKPKTSTGSSAKRVTSSTSKEPNSSRDRLRTSRTSPSKKQSSGAGQGDVAQGKCSRSQQLAESEGRMNKSKSDRQISDKVALEAKVEDLLGLAKSKDVEILHLRSELRDMRAQLGLGREEVPPEEGEGGRGEEKSLEREVSAITAADVESTLLLLQDQNHAIREELNLLKSENRMLKDRLNALGFSLEQRLDGSDKLFNYASLSPDLAASSRHSDGRCTGTLTSSVEGSAPGSLEDLLTDQQHGGSLDNLDSESSEVYQGVTSSDDALDAPSGASSSSESESLPSRERSCRGSSGNASEVSLACLTERIHQMEENQHSTAEELQATLQELADLQQITQELNGENERLGEEKVILMDSLCQQSDKLEHYGRQIEYFRSLLDDHHVSYVLEEDIKSGRYMELEQRYVDLADNARFDREQLLGVQQHLSNTLKMAEQDNAEAQELIGALKERNHHMERIMESERQDRGAMVAALEEYKAAVSSDQVELSRCRAQLDQERQKVAELYSIHNSGDKSDICQLLEGVRLDKEEAEGRAAKLQEDLGHACSDVTRLQDTLNKLDGEYQDFQEQVQKQMAEQKRGLEKQRGELLEKETEIGDMKETIFELEDEVEQHRAVKLHDNLVITDLENSVKKLQDQKHDMEREIKILHRRLREESAEWRQFQADLQTAVVIANDIKSEAQEEIGDMRHRLREAQEKNEKLGKELEEVKNRKQDEERGRVYNYMNAVERDLAALRQGMGLSRRSSTSSEPSPTVKTLIKSFDNASSQGLVPPTSAPAVTLPRTPLSPSPMKTPPAAAITPMQRQSITGSISAAKPLSSLNDKRPSYTDISMPAEHHLRGSSASRPASALQRVSNMDSSKAMAISVSRRSSEEMKRDISAPEGGTSSSLMAMGSASSLSSSSPTASVTPTARSRLREERKDPLSALAREYGGSKRNALLKWCQKKTEGYQNIDITNFSSSWNDGLAFCAVLHTYLPAHIPYQELTSQDKRQNFTLAFQAAESVGIKSTLDLNEMASTERPDWQSVMTYVTAIYKYFET; this comes from the exons AAGCAATGATGATCTGCTAGCAGCAATGGCAGGGGGAACTCCAGCTACGAACCGCACTGTGACCAAGAATAAGAGGACTGCCTCCACGGGGAACAGCAATGGTAACCCAGACAGTAAACCAAAGACTAGCACAG GTTCCTCAGCCAAACGTGTGACGTCCTCGACCTCCAAGGAGCCCAACTCATCAAGGGATCGTCTGCGGACATCCAGAACATCGCCTAGTAAGAAGCAGTCATCAGGGGCAGGGCAGGGAGATGTGGCCCAGGGAAAGTGCTCTCGCAGCCAGCAGCTAGCAGAGTCAGAGGGCCGCATGAACAAGTCTaaatcagacagacagatcagTGACAAGGTGGCCCTGGAGGCCAAGGTGGAGGACCTGCTGGGTTTGGCCAAGAGCAAAGACGTGGAGATCCTGCACCTACGCAGTGAGCTGAGAGATATGAGGGCTCAGCTGGGCCTGGGACGGGAAGAGGTGCCCCCAGAGGAGGGAGAAGGCGGAAGGGGGGAGGAGAAGTCCCTGGAGAGGGAGGTGTCGGCCATCACAGCAGCGGACGTGGAGTCCACGCTGCTCCTCCTGCAGGATCAGAACCATGCCATCCGTGAGGAGCTGAACCTGTTGAAGAGTGAGAACCGCATGCTGAAGGACCGGCTCAATGCGCTTGGCTTCTCCCTGGAGCAGAGGCTGGATGGCTCTGACAAGCTCTTTAACTACGCCTCCCTGAGCCCAGACCTGGCTGCCAGCAGCAGACACAGCGATGGCAGGTGCACTGGTACCCTTACGTCCTCTGTGGAGGGCTCTGCTCCGGGCTCCCTGGAGGACCTGCTGACGGACCAACAGCACGGTGGTTCATTGGACAACTTGGACAGTGAGTCCAGCGAGGTCTACCAGGGTGTCACATCCAGCGACGACGCCCTGGACGCCCCCTCcggagcctcctcctcctccgagtCTGAGAGCCTGCCCAGCCGAGAACGCTCGTGCCGGGGCAGCAGCGGCAACGCCAGCGAGGTGTCTTTGGCCTGCCTGACAGAGCGAATCCACCAAATGGAGGAGAACCAGCACAGCACGGCCGAGGAGCTGCAGGCTACACTACAGGAGCTGGCTGACCTGCAGCAGATCACCCAGGAGCTGAATGGAGAGAACGAAAGGCTAGGGGAAGAGAAGGTAATCCTCATGGACTCTCTGTGTCAGCAGAGCGACAAGCTGGAGCACTACGGCCGGCAGATTGAGTACTTCCGCTCTCTGCTGGACGATCACCACGTGTCCTACGTCCTGGAGGAGGACATCAAGAGCGGCCGCTACATGGAGCTGGAGCAGCGCTACGTGGACCTGGCCGACAACGCCCGCTTCGACAGGGAGCAGCTACTGGGGGTGCAGCAGCACCTCAGCAACACACTAAAGATGGCTGAGCAGGACAACGCCGAGGCCCAGGAGTTGATCGGCGCTCTGAAGGAGAGAAACCACCACATGGAGCGCATCATGGAGTCAGAGAGGCAGGACCGGGGGGCCATGGTGGCAGCGCTGGAGGAGTACAAGGCGGCGGTGAGCAGTGACCAGGTAGAGCTGAGCCGCTGCAGGGCCCAGCTGGACCAGGAGAGGCAGAAGGTGGCTGAGCTCTACTCCATCCACAACTCTGGAGACAAGAGTGACATCTGCCAGCTGCTGGAGGGTGTTCGGCTGGACAAGGAGGAGGCAGAGGGCAGGGCTGCCAAACTGCAGGAGGACCTGGGCCACGCCTGCAGTGATGTCACCAGGCTGCAGGACACCCTCAATAAG CTGGATGGGGAGTACCAGGACTTCCAGGAACAGGTACAGAAGCAGATGGCTGAGCAGAAGCGTGGGCTGGAGAAACAGCGCGGTGAGCTGCTGGAGAAGGAGACTGAGATCGGGGACATGAAGGAGACCATATTTGAGCTGGAGGATGAGGTGGAGCAGCACCGAGCAGTCAAACTCCACGACAACCTCGTCATCACAGACCTGGAGA ACTCTGTGAAAAAACTGCAGGACCAGAAGCATGACATGGAGCGGGAGATTAAGATCCTCCACCGGAGGCTGAGG GAAGAGTCGGCAGAGTGGCGTCAGTTCCAGGCTGATCTGCAGACGGCCGTGGTTATCGCTAATGACATCAAGTCGGAAGCACAGGAGGAGATTGGGGATATGCGTCACCGTCTCCGCGAGGCCCAGGAGAAGAACGAGAAGCTGGGCAAGGAGCTGGAGGAAGTCAAGAACCGCAA gcaggatgaggagaggggCAGGGTGTATAACTACATGAATGCAGTGGAGAGGGATCTGGCTGCACTTAGGCAGGGTATGGGCCTGAGCCGTCGCTCCTCTACCTCCTCAGAGCCCTCTCCCACCGTCAAAACCCTCATCAAGAGCTTCGACAATGCCTCCTCACAAG GCCTAGTCCCCCCGACCTCTGCCCCTGCTGTCACATTACCACGCACTCCCCTGAGCCCCAGCCCCATGAAGACCCCTCCTGCTGCCGCCATCACACCCATGCAG AGACAGTCCATAACTGGGTCCATCTCAGCAGCcaaacccctctcctctctgaatGACAAAAGGCCCAGCTACACAGACATCAGCATGCCAG CAGAGCATCATCTTAGGGGCTCCTCTGCCAGCCGCCCTGCCTCTGCTCTGCAGAGGGTCTCAAACATGGACTCATCTAAGGCCATGGCCATATCAG TGTCCCGCAGGAGCAGTGAGGAGATGAAGAGGGACATCTCTGCCCCTGAGGGTGGCACCTCGTCCTCTCTGATGGCCATGGGCTCTgcttcctccctgtcctcctcctctcccaccgcCTCCGTCACCCCCACTGCACGCAGCCGCCTCCG AGAGGAGCGGAAGGACCCCCTCTCAGCCCTGGCCCGGGAGTATGGGGGTTCCAAGAGGAACGCACTGCTCAAGTGGTGCCAGAAGAAGACTGAGGGGTACCAG AACATCGACATAACAAACTTCAGCAGCAGCTGGAACGACGGCCTTGCGTTCTGTGCTGTGCTACACACCTACCTGCCTGCTCACATCCCCTACCAGGAGCTCACGAGCCAGGACAAG AGGCAAAATTTCACACTAGCCTTCCAGGCTGCAGAGAGTGTGGGGATCAAGTCCACTCTG GACCTGAATGAGATGGCCAGTACTGAGAGACCAGACTGGCAGAGTGTGATGACCTACGTCACGGCCATCTACAAGTACTTTGAGACCTGA